In Humulus lupulus chromosome 6, drHumLupu1.1, whole genome shotgun sequence, a single genomic region encodes these proteins:
- the LOC133782824 gene encoding triphosphate tunnel metalloenzyme 3 yields the protein MEVEVKLRLPDATAHRRVSELLTPFLVTTHRQENCFFDGAAAELSSCRAVLRIRFSDKDPRCMVSLKAKAVLKDGISRVEEDEEELDEPLGRACVAEVGKLGCVESRVLKRVREEFGVLEFVGLGGFENVRVVYEWKGLKLEVDETKYGFGTCYEIECESADPEAVKKVLEEFLKENGIEYSNSEASKFAIFRSGKLPSLP from the exons ATGGAGGTCGAGGTCAAGCTTCGACTCCCAGACGCCACCGCCCACCGCCGTGTCAGCGAGCTCCTTACTCCGTTTCTCGTCACCACTCACCGCCAGGAGAATTGCTTCTTCGATGGGGCAGCCGCCGAGCTCTCTTCTTGCCGAGCTGTTCTCCGGATTCGTTTCTCTGATAAGGATCCTCGATGCATGGTCTCGCTCAAGGCCAAAGCGGTTCTAAAGGATGGGATCAGTCGTgttgaggaggacgaggaggaatTGGATGAGCCCCTGGGTCGGGCCTGCGTCGCCGAGGTGGGGAAGCTGGGGTGCGTCGAGTCCAGGGTTTTGAAGAGGGTGAGGGAGGAGTTTGGGGTTTTGGAGTTTGTGGGGTTGGGGGGTTTTGAAAATGTGAGGGTTGTGTATGAGTGGAAAGGGTTGAAGTTGGAGGTGGATGAGACTAAGTATGGGTTTGGGACTTGTTATGAGATTGAATGTGAGAGTGCTGATCCTGAAGCGGTCAAGAAGGTGCTTGAGGAGTTCTTGAAAGAGAATGGGATTGAGTATTCCAACTCAGAGGCTTCCAAGTTTGCAATTTTCCGATCGGGGAAGCTACCCAGCCTACCATG A